In Candidatus Binatus sp., a single genomic region encodes these proteins:
- the nuoK gene encoding NADH-quinone oxidoreductase subunit NuoK, translating to MIPLTYMMSLSAIIFAIGVAGVIIRRNILVMFMSIELMLNAVNLAFIAIGSRLGSMDGQVIVFFVMTVAAAEAAVGLGIIISVFRNRETVHADDLTLMRW from the coding sequence ATGATTCCGCTCACCTACATGATGTCGCTGAGCGCGATCATCTTCGCGATCGGCGTGGCCGGCGTGATCATCCGCCGCAACATTCTCGTGATGTTCATGTCGATCGAGTTGATGCTCAATGCCGTAAATCTCGCCTTCATCGCGATCGGCAGCCGGCTCGGCTCGATGGACGGCCAGGTGATCGTTTTCTTCGTAATGACTGTCGCGGCGGCCGAAGCGGCGGTTGGCCTGGGCATCATCATCTCGGTTTTCCGCAATCGTGAGACCGTCCACGCCGACGACCTGACTCTGATGAGATGGTGA
- a CDS encoding NADH-quinone oxidoreductase subunit J: protein MPPFLYIFLGALAVISALGVIIQRNPIHSLLALIATLMTVAVLFIAEDAVVVGFLQIIVYAGAIMVLFLFVIWLLNLQVETGPTGHLALKLFGSLAAALLATELFFILARPHLQVKFTHEPVDYGSLASLAGKLFTDYLVAFEVTSVLLLAAVVGSVALARRLPGTDDPRAARKIAS, encoded by the coding sequence ATGCCGCCGTTCCTGTATATTTTTCTAGGCGCGTTGGCAGTCATCTCGGCGCTCGGAGTCATCATCCAACGCAATCCGATTCATTCGCTGCTCGCCTTGATCGCGACACTGATGACCGTCGCCGTCCTGTTCATTGCCGAAGACGCCGTTGTGGTCGGCTTCCTGCAAATCATCGTCTATGCCGGCGCGATCATGGTTCTGTTCCTGTTCGTGATTTGGCTGTTGAATCTTCAAGTCGAGACCGGTCCGACGGGTCATCTCGCGCTCAAGTTATTCGGCTCACTCGCCGCGGCTCTGCTGGCGACTGAGCTGTTTTTTATCCTCGCTCGCCCTCATCTGCAGGTGAAGTTCACTCACGAACCCGTGGACTATGGTTCGCTCGCAAGCCTCGCCGGGAAGCTGTTCACCGACTACCTGGTCGCTTTCGAGGTGACCTCGGTGCTGCTGCTGGCCGCGGTGGTCGGTTCGGTCGCGCTGGCGCGGCGGCTGCCAGGCACGGATGACCCGCGCGCTGCGAGGAAGATCGCGTCATGA
- a CDS encoding complex I subunit 1 family protein, which yields MTIELIAGAIKAILMILAGLSLSLFLLYFERKGSALIQDRIGSNRATLTGLGKRMGMPNLGIINTTIADPVKMFTKEDFIPAGADKFLHTLAPFLSLFPVMITFVVIPFGDTISIAGHRIGLEAANLNAGALYLLATIGLGVYGGALAGWSSNNRWALLGGIRTTAQMISYELAMGLAIVSVIMTFGTLNLQEIVRGQGGVWFGFLPRWAIFTQPLAFILLLVAGAAETKRIPFDLPESESELIQGYFIEYSGGKQAVFMLTDFAEQALVAMLLTTFFLGGWQIPWLMRDGFHLPGGAFLALPALAVSLMGVVAFLVKVVALCMFLGMVRWTLPRFRYDQLMRLGWKGLVPLGLLNVLVTAFVVVATGRVQ from the coding sequence GTGACAATTGAGTTAATCGCCGGCGCGATCAAAGCGATCCTGATGATCCTGGCCGGATTGAGTCTGTCGCTGTTCCTGCTCTATTTCGAGCGCAAGGGCAGCGCGCTGATCCAGGACCGAATCGGATCGAATCGCGCCACGCTGACCGGACTGGGCAAGCGCATGGGGATGCCCAACCTCGGAATCATCAACACCACCATCGCCGACCCGGTCAAAATGTTCACCAAGGAAGACTTCATTCCGGCCGGCGCGGACAAATTTCTGCACACGCTGGCGCCGTTCCTGTCGCTGTTCCCGGTGATGATCACGTTCGTCGTGATCCCGTTTGGCGACACGATTTCGATTGCCGGCCATCGCATCGGTCTCGAGGCGGCCAACCTCAACGCCGGCGCGCTCTATCTGCTCGCGACGATCGGCCTTGGCGTATATGGCGGCGCGCTTGCAGGATGGTCCTCGAACAATCGATGGGCGCTGCTCGGCGGGATACGCACGACGGCGCAGATGATCTCGTACGAGCTCGCGATGGGACTCGCGATCGTGTCGGTGATCATGACTTTCGGCACCCTGAACTTGCAGGAAATTGTGCGCGGGCAGGGCGGTGTGTGGTTCGGATTTTTGCCGCGCTGGGCAATTTTCACGCAGCCGCTCGCCTTCATTCTCCTGCTGGTGGCGGGCGCTGCGGAGACCAAGCGCATTCCGTTCGACCTGCCAGAAAGCGAGTCGGAACTGATCCAAGGTTATTTCATCGAATACTCCGGCGGCAAGCAGGCGGTCTTCATGCTGACCGACTTTGCCGAGCAGGCGCTCGTCGCGATGCTGCTGACAACGTTCTTCCTTGGCGGATGGCAGATTCCGTGGCTCATGCGCGACGGCTTTCATCTCCCGGGCGGCGCATTTCTTGCCCTCCCCGCGCTGGCGGTCTCACTGATGGGCGTAGTCGCGTTCCTGGTCAAGGTTGTCGCGCTGTGCATGTTTCTCGGCATGGTGCGATGGACTCTGCCGCGCTTCCGCTACGATCAGTTGATGCGTCTGGGATGGAAAGGACTGGTGCCGCTCGGACTGCTCAACGTGCTGGTGACCGCATTCGTCGTGGTGGCAACCGGGAGAGTCCAGTGA
- a CDS encoding NAD(P)H-dependent oxidoreductase subunit E: MPGNPQPKFSDAALAEYRQLLGRYPTRQAALLPTLWIAQREFGWLSDETLDYVAHLMELPPAHVRAVVSFYTMFHRKPVGRYLLDVCTNLSCRLRGAEKIVGCIRRRLKIEMGETTPDGKFTLASVECMASCGTAPMLQLNQDAYVENLTEESILKLIDELAARDN, translated from the coding sequence ATGCCTGGAAACCCGCAACCCAAGTTTTCCGACGCCGCGCTTGCCGAGTACCGGCAACTGCTGGGCCGCTACCCGACGCGGCAGGCTGCGCTGCTGCCGACGCTGTGGATCGCGCAGCGCGAGTTCGGATGGCTCAGCGATGAGACGCTGGACTATGTCGCGCATCTGATGGAACTGCCGCCCGCGCACGTGCGCGCGGTGGTGTCGTTCTACACGATGTTCCATCGCAAGCCGGTCGGCCGCTACCTGCTTGACGTGTGCACGAATCTCTCGTGCCGGCTGCGTGGCGCCGAGAAAATCGTGGGCTGCATCCGGCGCCGGCTGAAAATCGAGATGGGCGAGACGACGCCCGACGGCAAGTTCACGCTGGCCTCGGTCGAATGCATGGCGTCATGCGGGACGGCGCCGATGCTTCAGCTCAACCAGGACGCGTACGTCGAAAACCTCACCGAAGAAAGCATCCTCAAACTGATCGACGAGCTTGCCGCCCGTGACAATTGA